The Diadema setosum chromosome 1, eeDiaSeto1, whole genome shotgun sequence genome has a window encoding:
- the LOC140231956 gene encoding heparan sulfate glucosamine 3-O-sulfotransferase 1-like, producing MWHNRKQFIIGILVFLGTVTCLMMTSDLRMIGVTSQSKEDVRPVKHDHGCFSLSKTFHNVDHREQTRLERGCTKRKPDALIIGTKKCGTSTLKDFIAFHPQIAAADFEAHYYDNKRFMGFDWFLEQMPYALPNQLIVEKTPRYFVYPGVQERIRKELASNVKLIVIFRDPVVRAVSDYTHIIFKRYMTEKQKRSLDSDVLKPTLTPKQAEMRRKVKAEEAVFFRKYPNYDNIGDTFEESVLTDSGEIDTSSAIIDTGIYVKYVRKWLQYFPSKQFLFLDGDLLISDPVKVVAQVEEFLGVDPYFTPEHFLFSAEKGFFCLSQPMYACMKSAKGRPHLPVSDSTIEKLKRFYEPYNVELVKLLNQTFSFT from the coding sequence ATGTGGCATAATCGGAAACAGTTCATAATTGGCATTCTGGTGTTTCTGGGGACGGTCACGTGTCTCATGATGACGAGTGATCTGCGCATGATCGGTGTCACCAGCCAGAGCAAAGAAGACGTTCGCCCCGTCAAGCACGATCACGGCTGCTTCTCCCTTAGCAAAACCTTCCACAACGTCGACCACAGAGAACAAACGCGCCTTGAGCGGGGTTGCACAAAACGTAAGCCTGACGCCCTGATTATCGGCACGAAGAAGTGTGGTACGTCCACGCTCAAGGACTTCATAGCATTCCATCCTCAGATCGCCGCTGCCGACTTCGAAGCCCACTATTATGACAACAAGCGATTCATGGGTTTTGACTGGTTTTTAGAGCAGATGCCTTACGCCTTGCCCAATCAACTTATCGTGGAGAAGACTCCACGATACTTTGTCTACCCTGGTGTCCAGGAGCGTATTCGCAAAGAGTTAGCGTCTAATGTCAAGTTGATTGTCATTTTTCGGGACCCAGTGGTACGAGCAGTGTCGGACTACACTCACATTATCTTTAAACGTTACATGACTGAAAAACAGAAGAGGAGTCTCGACAGCGACGTTTTAAAACCCACACTGACACCAAAACAAGCAGAAATGCgcagaaaagtgaaagcagAGGAAGCTGTGTTCTTTAGGAAATATCCCAATTACGATAATATCGGAGATACTTTCGAAGAGTCGGTTCTTACAGATAGTGGCGAAATCGATACAAGCAGCGCCATCATCGACACGGGTATTTACGTCAAGTATGTGCGGAAGTGGTTGCAATACTTCCCATCAAAGCAGTTCTTGTTCCTGGATGGTGACCTGCTGATCAGCGACCCGGTCAAAGTAGTCGCTCAAGTGGAAGAATTCCTTGGGGTCGATCCGTACTTCACGCCGGAACATTTTCTCTTCAGCGCGGAAAAAGGGTTTTTCTGTCTTTCACAGcctatgtatgcatgtatgaagTCAGCGAAAGGACGCCCCCACTTGCCGGTCAGCGACAGCACAATCGAAAAGTTGAAACGTTTTTACGAGCCTTACAACGTAGAGTTAGTAAAACTTCTGAACCAAACGTTTTCATTCACATGA